A window of Synchiropus splendidus isolate RoL2022-P1 chromosome 9, RoL_Sspl_1.0, whole genome shotgun sequence contains these coding sequences:
- the ide gene encoding insulin-degrading enzyme — MFKCISRTAQFRRYLHPADTTFYCHQNFRLVSSHPLKMTDPAVKRVISDIIRSPEDKRVYRGLEFTNGMRAMLISDPTTDKSSAALDVHIGSLSDPANISGLAHFCEHMLFLGTEKYPKENEYSQFLSEHAGSSNAFTSGEHTNYYFDVSHEHLQGALDRFAQFFLCPLFDESCKDREVNAVDSEHEKNLMNDAWRLFQLEKATGNPNHPFSKFGTGNKLTLETRPSQEGIDVRQELLKFHSTFYSSNLMGLCVLGRESLDELTSMVVNLFGAVENKNVPIPEFPEHPFQEEHLKQFYKVVPIKDIRNLYVTFPIPDLQKYYKSNPGHYLGHLIGHEGPGSLLSELKSKGWVNTLVGGQKEGAKGFMFFIINVDLTEEGLLHVEDIIFHMFQYIQKLRTEGPQEWVFDECKDLNKVAFRFKDKERPRGYTSKVAGLLHYYPLEEVLAAEYLLEDFRPDLIEMVLDKLQPQFVRVAVVSKSFEGQTDKTEEWYGTQYKQEAISEETIKKWANADLNGKFKLPMKNEFIPTSFEIYPLEKDSPCVPTLIKDTAMSKVWFKQDDKFFLPKACLNFEFFSPFAYVDPLHCNMAYLYLELLKDSLNEYAYAAELAGLNYDLQNTVYGMYLSVKGYNDKQHILLKRIIEKMATFEIDEKRFDIIKEAYMRSLNNFRAEQPHQHAMYYLRLLMTEVAWTKDELREALDDVTLPRLKAFIPQLLSRLHIETLLHGNITKESALGMMQMVEDTLIEHAHTKPLLPSQLIRYREVQVPDGGWYVYQQRNEVHNNCGIEIYYQTDMQTTHDNMLLELFCQIISEPCFNTLRTKEQLGYIVFSGPRRANGVQGLRFIIQSEKAPHYLESRVEAFLCTMEKAVEEMNEEAFQKHIQALAIRRLDKPKKLSAECAKYWGEIISQQYNFDRDNIEVAYLKTLTKDSVMQFYRERLTVGAPKRHKVSVHVLSREMDSCPIVGEFPAQNDVNLAPAPSLPQPSLVQDMTEFKRSLPLFPLVKPHINFMAAKL, encoded by the exons ATGTTTAAGTGCATAAGCCGAACGGCCCAGTTTAGAAGATATCTCCATCCTGCCGACACCACGTTCTATTGCCACCAAAATTTTCG GCTGGTGTCTTCCCATCCACTCAAAATGACGGACCCAGCAGTGAAGAGGGTGATCAGTGACATCATTCGCTCTCCAGAGGACAAGCGGGTATATAGAGGATTGGAGTTCACCAATGGCATGAGGGCCATGCTCATCAGTGACCCAACAACAGATAAATCCTCCGCCGCTTTGGATGTTCACATAG GGTCATTATCGGATCCTGCGAACATCTCAGGTCTGGCACACTTCTGCGAACACATGCTCTTTTTGGGAACAGAGAAGTATCCCAAGGAGAATGAATACAGCCAGTTCCTGAGTGAACATGCAGGCAGCTCCAATGCCTTCACCAgtggagaacatacaaactatTACTTTGATGTGTCTCATGAGCATTTACAAGGAGCCCTTGATAG GTTTGCCCAGTTCTTTTTGTGCCCTCTGTTCGATGAGAGCTGTAAGGACAGAGAAGTGAACGCTGTAGACTCTGAGCACGAGAAGAACCTCATGAATGATGCCTGGAGACTGTTTCAGTTGGAGAAAGCAACTGGCAACCCAAACCATCCTTTTAGTAAATTCGGAACAG gTAACAAGTTGACGCTCGAGACAAGACCATCTCAAGAAGGCATCGACGTCCGACAGGAGCTGCTGAAGTTTCACTCTACGTTCTATTCCTCAAATCTCATGGGACTGTGCGTGTTAGGTCGAG AGTCATTAGACGAGTTGACCTCTATGGTTGTTAATCTGTTTGGAGCTGTGGAGAACAAGAACGTGCCTATCCCAGAATTCCCTGAGCATCCTTTCCAGGAAGAACATCTGAAA CAATTCTACAAAGTTGTGCCTATCAAAGACATCAGGAACCTCTATGTGACGTTCCCCATCCCAGATCTGCAGAAGTACTACAAGTCAAACCCAGGACATTATCTGGGACACCTGATTGGTCATGAAGGACCAGGAAGTTTGTTGTCTGAGCTCAAATCTAAAG GCTGGGTGAACACACTTGTCGGGGGGCAGAAAGAAGGTGCTAAAGGATTCATGTTCTTCATCATCAACGTGGACTTGACAGAGGAAGGactct TGCACGTGGAGGACATCATCTTCCACATGTTCCAGTACATCCAGAAGCTGCGGACAGAGGGGCCACAGGAGTGGGTCTTCGACGAGTGCAAG GATTTAAATAAAGTGGCGTTCAGGTTCAAGGATAAGGAGCGGCCGCGTGGATACACATCCAAAGTGGCTGGTTTGTTACAC TACTATCCTCTGGAAGAGGTCCTGGCAGCCGAGTACCTGCTGGAGGACTTCAGGCCAGATCTGATCGAGATGGTACTGGACAAGCTGCAGCCACAGTTTGTCAG AGTTGCTGTTGTGTCAAAGTCATTTGAAGGACAAACGGATAAAACAGAGGAGTGGTACGGCACGCAGTACAAACAGGAGGCCATTTCTGAAGAGACCATAAAG aAATGGGCAAACGCAGACCTTAACGGCAAGTTCAAACTACCTATGAAGAATGAATTTATACCGACCAGCTTTGAGATCTACCCTCTGGAGAAAGACTCTCCTTGTGTCCCAACACTGATCAAG GACACTGCAATGAGCAAGGTTTGGTTCAAGCAGGATGACAAGTTCTTCCTGCCCAAAGCCTGTCTGAACTTTGAGTTCTTTAG CCCGTTTGCGTATGTGGACCCGTTGCATTGTAACATGGCATATTTATACCTGGAGCTCCTCAAGGACTCCCTCAACGAGTATGCATATGCAGCCGAGCTAGCTGGCTTGAACTATGACCTCCAAAATACCGTCTATGGGATGTAT CTCTCTGTCAAAGGTTACAATGATAAGCAGCACATCTTGCTGAAGAGGATTATTGAGAAGATGGCCACGTTCGAGATAGACGAGAAGCGCTTTGACATCATCAAGGAAGCG TACATGAGGTCCTTGAACAACTTCCGAGCCGAGCAGCCGCACCAGCACGCCATGTACTACCTCCGTCTCCTGATGACTGAGGTCGCCTGGACCAAAGACGAGCTCCGAGAGGCTCTGGATG ATGTAACTCTCCCACGCCTCAAGGCCTTCATACCTCAGCTGTTGTCACGGTTACATATTGAAACCCTTCTCCATGGCAACATCACCAAGGAG TCGGCCCTCGGTATGATGCAAATGGTGGAGGACACGCTGATCGAGCACGCTCACACCAAGCCCCTCCTGCCGAGCCAGCTCATCCGCTACAGAGAGGTGCAGGTTCCGGATG GCGGCTGGTACGTGTATCAGCAGAGGAACGAGGTGCACAACAACTGTGGCATCGAGATCTACTACCAGACCGACATGCAGACCACTCACGACAACATGCTGCTGGAGCTCTTCTGCCAGATCATCTCCGAGCCCTGCTTCAACACACTGAGAACCAAAGAACAACTTG GCTACATCGTGTTCAGCGGCCCCAGACGGGCCAACGGCGTCCAGGGCCTGCGCTTCATCATCCAGTCAGAGAAGGCGCCTCACTACCTGGAGAGCCGCGTGGAGGCTTTCCTCTGCACCATGGAGAAGGCGGTGGAGGAGATGAACGAGGAAGCCTTCCAGAAACACATCCAGGCTCTCGCCATCCGCCGCCTGGACAAACCCAAGAAGCTGTCGGCCGAGTGCGCCAAGTACTGGGGCGAGATCATCTCTCAGCAGTACAACTTCGACAGAG